The window TCCAGCTCCGTCAAGGAGTTGGAGGACGGCCTCGCCCCGGAACTCGTCGAGGAGCTGGAACGGCTCTCGCTGCCCTTCACCGACGAGGCCACCCCGAGCGACGCCGAACTGCGCATCGCCCAGGCGCAGCTGGTGGGCTGGCTGGAGGGCCTCTTCCACGGCATCCAGACCACCCTCTTCGCCCAGCAGATGGCGGCTCGCGCCCAGTTGGAGCAGATGCGCCGCGCGCTGCCGCCCGGCGTCGCCCCCGAGGAGGCCGAGGGCGCCTCCCCGGCCGCCGGCCGCACCGGCGGCCCGTACCTGTAGGACCCGCTCACCTGCCCGTCCGGCTCACCGGCCCGTCCGGCTCACCGCCCGTCGGCGCGGCCCGGACGCCGTAGGGCCGGAAGGGCCGGTGACGCCTGAGCCCCTTACGGGCGGGCCAGGTGGGGGTCAGCTCGGGTTGCCGCTGGAGACGTCGAGCTGGATGGGCGGCATGTCGTCCGGGTCGACCTCGGTGCCGGCCTTCGGCGACTGCCGCATCACCGTGTCCTTGCCGTAGGCGTTCTCGTCGACCGCGGTGGTGTCGTACTTCCACTTCGCGGCCTGGAGGCACTTCTTCACGAACGTGATGTTGGTGAAGGTGAAGTCGGGGACGCGGATCTTGTCCGGGTCGTTGTACGCCACGTCGGGGTCGGTGCACTCCTCGGAGTCCATCGTCTTGGTGAGGTCCGGGCCGCGGAAGCCGGGCTTCTTGCCGTCCTTCCCCTCGCCCTCGGAGGTCCCCGGGTCGCCGCCCGCCTGCGGGTCGTCGTCGTTCTGCAGGGCGAGCGCGGTGACCAGACCGCCGATGGCGAGCAGCACCACCACGATCGACCCGACGACCAGCGGCATCTGCCGCTTGCCGCCACCGCTGCCGCCCTGCTGCTGTGCGACCGCGTACGGCGGCGGCGTCGCCGGGCTCTGGTGGCCGTAGGGCTGCGGGGTGGCGTACCCGGACTGCTGCGGGTAGCCGTAGCCGGGCGCCGGGGTGGGGGCCGGGTGGTGGTGGACCGGGGGTGGGGTCTGCGCGCCGTACGGGCCGGGCTGGTACGGGGTCTGCACCGGTCCGGTGGCGGGCGGCTGCTGGCCGACCGGCGGGAAGACGGCCGAGCCGACGCCCGCGCCGCTCTGCGTCTGCTGGCCGGGGACGATGCTCGGTGCGGCCGGCTGGAGCGACTGGGCGATCCGCAGGCACTCGTCCCGCATCGCCTCGGCGGTGGGGAACCGCTCGTTCGGGTTCTTCTTCAGCGCGCGGGCCACCAGCGCGTCCACCGCCGGGGGCAGGGCGCGGTTGACCGAGGAGGGCGCGACCGGCTCCTCCTGCACGTGCGCGTAGGCGATGGCCAGCGGCGAGTCCGCCTCGAACGGGAGCCGGCCCGTGACCAGCTGGAAGAGCATGATGCCGACCGAGTACAGGTCGGAACGGGCGTCCACCCCGCGGCCGAGGGCCTGCTCGGGGGAGAGGTACTGGGGGGTGCCGACGACCATGCCGGTCTGCGTCATGGAGGTGACGCCGGACTGCATGGCGCGGGCGATGCCGAAGTCCATGACCTTCACGACGCCGCGCTTGGTCATCATGACGTTGCCCGGCTTGATGTCGCGGTGGACCAGGCCCATCTCGTGGCTGATCTCCAGTGCCGCCAGCACGTCCGCGGTGATCTTCAGCGCCTGGTCGGCGGGCATCGCGCCCTGCCGGGAGACCGCCTCGTCGAGGACCGAGCCGAGCGGCCGCCCCTCGACGTACTCCATGACGATGTACGGCGTGGCCGTGCCGTCGAGGTCGTCCTCACCGGTGTCGAAGACCGAGACGATGTTGGTGTGGGTGAGCTTCGCCACGGACTGGGCCTCACGGCGGAACCGCTCACGGAAGGCGGCCTCGCGGCCCAGCTCCGTGTGGAGGGTCTTGATCGCCACCTGCCGGTCGAGGACCGTGTCGTACGCCAGGTGCACGGAGGCCATGCCGCCCTCGCCCAGCAGATCCCGGAGCTGGTAGCGCCCACCGGCCACCGCCCGCCCCGCGTAGCGGCCCTGTGCGCCGTCCTGGCTCATGTCGTGCGTCCCCCATCGGCACGGTGAGTGCCCGCCGGTCGGTGATCCCTACATTCTCGCCAAGTCTGCCGCAG is drawn from Streptomyces diastaticus subsp. diastaticus and contains these coding sequences:
- a CDS encoding bacterial proteasome activator family protein, whose amino-acid sequence is MEMPRNERSSRSTENPQVLIVGQDGMALGGGDDESPEVPVTEMVEQPAKVMRIGSMIKQLLEEVRAAPLDEASRNRLKDIHSSSVKELEDGLAPELVEELERLSLPFTDEATPSDAELRIAQAQLVGWLEGLFHGIQTTLFAQQMAARAQLEQMRRALPPGVAPEEAEGASPAAGRTGGPYL
- a CDS encoding protein kinase domain-containing protein → MSQDGAQGRYAGRAVAGGRYQLRDLLGEGGMASVHLAYDTVLDRQVAIKTLHTELGREAAFRERFRREAQSVAKLTHTNIVSVFDTGEDDLDGTATPYIVMEYVEGRPLGSVLDEAVSRQGAMPADQALKITADVLAALEISHEMGLVHRDIKPGNVMMTKRGVVKVMDFGIARAMQSGVTSMTQTGMVVGTPQYLSPEQALGRGVDARSDLYSVGIMLFQLVTGRLPFEADSPLAIAYAHVQEEPVAPSSVNRALPPAVDALVARALKKNPNERFPTAEAMRDECLRIAQSLQPAAPSIVPGQQTQSGAGVGSAVFPPVGQQPPATGPVQTPYQPGPYGAQTPPPVHHHPAPTPAPGYGYPQQSGYATPQPYGHQSPATPPPYAVAQQQGGSGGGKRQMPLVVGSIVVVLLAIGGLVTALALQNDDDPQAGGDPGTSEGEGKDGKKPGFRGPDLTKTMDSEECTDPDVAYNDPDKIRVPDFTFTNITFVKKCLQAAKWKYDTTAVDENAYGKDTVMRQSPKAGTEVDPDDMPPIQLDVSSGNPS